The sequence TGGGTACCAGCGGTGAATCTCTCCGACCTTTCGGATGCCGTCCTTTTTCTGGAAGATGACATCTGCCATGACGAAGGTGAGCCATGCCCACAACCCTGCGTCCCCGGCATGCGCTTGCGGCTGCTGTTGATCCAAGCTCGAACAGATAGCGATTGCCATCTCCTTGGCGCTGTCAAACGTCCCGACCTGAAAGGGTTTCGTACCGGTCATGGGCTTGGCGTAAACAGGGTTGGTGCAGTCCAGCGCCTCGTCTTCCAGCTCGCCCAGCATTATTCTTCGGAACAAGTAGAGCCCTTCGACGGTCAGGGAATAGAGCGATGGATAGGTAGTGCTCACTTCTTCGCCTCCATTTGAGCAATGACCTGACCCGCCAGCTCATGCCGATACGAGAATGCGTCGAGGAGTTCTTCAATCCATTCCTGACGCTCTTCCTCTGTCTTGCCGAACGGTGGCTTGGAGCCCGGCATCATGGTGTCTACCCACAGCAGCCAGTCTGCCATCCAGCCATCTTCCGGCGTTGAGTCGCAGCGAAAGATTCGTCGCATTACTTCCGACACTACATGTGGCAGAATACCAGCGTTGAACACCGGATCGGTCTTTGCCCAGAGGCTGGCGTCCGGCACGCGGTCGTCAACGTAAAGCGTCGGATACTCCTCATCCCTAAGCTCCAGTCGCCACAGCCGCGGCGCGATTGGCGCCGGTTGGAACAGCAGGATGCCCTCCGGTTGCCCTCCTGATCGGTAGGTCCAGGGAGCCGTGCTCGCGAGTAGCAATCCGTCACTACCGTTCGCGCGGCTGACGATCCGGACCTGACAGCTCGGCGCTAGGAAGCTTCTCTGGCCGATGTTGGCCGTTGTTGTCGGTTTGCCAACCGTACCAAAATGCAGAACCTCGACGAGCTTGTTCTCTGTCAGTTTGACACGGATTTCAGCATCTGCGGGGAACGGCTTGAGTTCGTCAGTGCCGGAGAGTGCGAGCGCCGCGACGTGCTTGCCGTTCACATCGGCAATCTGCAGGTTGAAGCTCGATTGATTGAGCTGGCGACGACCGGTCAGGCGGATGGATCTACGCATTTCGGAACGGCCTTATATTCGTCACCAGTTCACGGCGATTGTCGAAGCCCGTGACTTCCAAGTGAAAGTCGGATTCGCACTCGCGGCAGACCAGAACGTTGTTCGTCATTTTGATCTCAGCACATCCCGACTTGCTGATCGGCAACTTTTCAGGGTCAAAATCAAAGCGCGTCCATTTCGGTCTGCGCGATCCGTCCGCATAGGCCATCTCAACACGAACATTGACCGGCCAGGAGCCATACTTTGGATTGGATCGTATCCTGAAGCCGTCGGCAAGATCATCTACAAGGAATATTCTTGTTTGCGTGGCCGGAGATTCCTCTGGTTTCACTGTTACGGGATTGCTCTTGGCCTTGTCGCTTCACAACGACGCCCGCGACACGGCCCGATTTCTGGAAAGACAAGTTCGACGGGAACGTTGCTCGTGACCGGCGCAATGTGCTTGCGCTGATGGACTTGGGTTGGCGGGTAGCAATCGTATGGGAATGCGCTTTGAGGAAGGACGCTGACGCGGTCGCTATCGAACTCAGCAGATGGTTGAAGGCGGAAGCAGGTCCTCAGCTGACTCACTACGGCTAAGCGATGAAAGGAAGTGCCGATGGAAGCCGAGCCCACGATGTCACTAAGCTGATGCCGAGGGTTTTATGCAACGGAGACTCTAACTCTGATGCCCTAAAAACTCTGATGCCCCAATGGGACCCCGCGCCGGATCACCGTCGCGCTTTTGCATCTAAGTAATTGAAAATATGGTGGACGCACTAGGGCTCGAACCTAGGACCCGCTGATTAAGAGTCAGCTGCTCTACCAACTGAGCTATGCGTCCATTCCGTCGGGCAGGAATGGCGCCCTTGGAGAAGCGCCGCCGCGATTGGAGGGGCGCGGTTAGCATCGCTCCGCGCTTTTGCAAACCCTAAAATCATGCCTTTCGAAAAAGCTTCGGAAAGCCTTGGGCAGCGCATGGCGCGGCTCCGGGGTAGACCATTGCCGACATCGCAGCGCGCGCCGACGAGGTTGATCCGCAGCAGCGTCCTGAACTGGCCGAATGTCGGGCTCCGCGGCCGCGTCGCGGAGGCACAAGCCTCTCGACAAAATCCTTGCGCGGCGAGGCCCGGATTGCCCATATGCCGCGACTGATCGAGGCGGAAATGCGCGTGGCGATGGCGCTCACCGGTGCGCGACTATCGGCGGAATCGGTTCCGACATTCTGGTGAAACCATGAGCATCGCCCTGTTCCAGATCGATCCGCGCGACAGCGTCGCCACTGCGCTGCGCGACATGGCCGCCGGCGAGACCGCGCTTGGCGTAACGCTCTCGGCTGATGTGCCAAAGGGTCACAAGGTCGCAGTCGGGGCGGTCGCGGCGGGCGATCCGGTACGCAAGTTCGGCTTTCCGATCGGCCGGGCGACCCAGGCAATCGCGCCCGGCGAGCATGTCCATGTCCACAATCTCCGGACCGCGCTCGAAGGCAGCGGCAGCTATCGCTACGTGCCCTCGCACGACGCACCCGCACCCTTCGATGGCCCAGGCTTCATGGGGTATCGCCGCGCCGATGGCCGGGTCGCCACGCGCAACGAGATCTGGGTGATCCCCACAGTCGGCTGCGTCGGCCGCACCGCGCAGAAGATCGCCGAGCGCGCCGCCAGGCTCCATCATGGCAAGATCGACGGCATCCACGCCTTCGCCCATCCGTTCGGCTGTTCGCAGCTTGGCGACGATCTCGACGGCACCCGCGCGATCCTCACGGCGCTCGCCAACCATCCCAATGCCGGCGGGGTGTTGATCGTCGGGCTCGGCTGCGAATCCAATCAGATGAGCACGATGCTGAAGGGCGTCGCCAATCCCAATATCCGCACCCTCGGCGCACAGATGGCGGGCGACGAGGTGGAGGAGGGCCTCGCGCTGATCGAGGAACTGATCACGGGCGCGCAGTCCGAGCGCACCCCCGCCCCGCTCTCCGAACTCGTGCTCGGCGTAAAATGCGGCGGCTCGGACGGGTTCTCGGGCCTTACCGCCAATCCGCTGGTCGGCCGGATGAGCGACGCGGTCACCGCGGCGGGCGGCACCGCGATCCTGACCGAAATCCCCGAGATCTTCGGCGCCGAGCAATTGCTGATGGAACGTGCCGACAATCAGGCGGTGTTCGGCGGCATCGTCGATCTGGTCAACGGCTTCAAACGCTATTTCACCGATCATGGCGAGCCGGTCTCGGAAAACCCTTCTCCCGGCAATATCGCCGGCGGCATCACCACGCTGGAGGAAAAGTCGCTGGGCGCAGTGCAGAAGGCCGGACATGCGACCGTCACCGATGTGCTTGGCTATGGCGGCAGCGTTGCGAAACCTGGCCTGACCCTGCTCGAAGCGCCCGGCAACGACGCCGTCTCCTCGACCGCGCTGGCCGCGGCGGGCGCGACCGCGATCCTGTTCACCACCGGCCGCGGCACCCCGCTCGGCTTTCCGGTGCCGACGATCAAGATCGCCTCGAACAGCGATCTCGCCACGCGCAAGCCCGGCTGGATCGACTTCGACGCGGGGCAGGTGCTGGAGGATGGCATGGACACGGCCGCCGCCGCCCTCCTCGCCCGCATCGCCGCAATCGCGTCCGGCGCGCCCACCGCCGCCGAGCGCAATGGCGAACGCGAGATCGCGATCTGGAAGCGCGGCGTCACGCTCTAGGTTCGTTACGGCCGCATCGCACGCTGGGCTTCCCGCCCGCTTGTGTTAACCATATTCCTGTTGGCGATTCGCGGACGGGGGCGAGACCGTGTTGATCCTCATCATGGGAAATGTTGCCGCGGCCAGAAGCGGCTCCTGGGCATTGGGCACCACCGCGTCCGATTGGGTGCAGGTGTTCCTCGTCCTGATCGGCGTCGGCACGCTCATCGCGCTCGTCTCGGCCTTCAAGCGCCGCTTTCCCGAGCCGGCCAACCGCAACGGCGAATTCGCCAGAACGCTGACGAGGGCGGTCAAACACCACAGCACCGAGCTCGAGCGCGAGTTCAAGACGGCGTTGCGTGTTCCCGGCATCGACACCGACAGCGGCAAATCGGGCCTCGGCGCAACCGAGGCGGCGGCGCATGTCCGCCATTTGCGGCGGCTGCTGCGCAGTTCCACCGCCTTTATCCGCCACGCCCGCACGTTGCCGCTCGGCGACTGGCCCAGCTATGCGCTGTCGCACGCGTTCGCCGAATGGGCGGGCGTCATCGATGGCACCGATGCCCTGCTCGACGACATGTACCGCGAAGTCACCGCCGCGGTGGCGACCGGCCGTTGGGGCGAGCTTCAGGCGCAATATGATCGCGAGCAATGGTTCGTGCTCCGCGATCTCGAACGGCTGCCCGCGCTCACCAGCGCCATCGACAAGGCCGCGAAGCCGTTCCTCGGAAAATCCGGAAAGCACGAGGAAAACGACGAAACGCACCATTGAGGCGGTTCGATTGTGCGATGCGGCATTGAAGCGTTAACCCCTTCCCGTTACACGAAGCGCGGGGACTACCGGGTGGGTAATGGCTGAATTCTTTATCTTCGTGTATGCGACGCTGGCGATGTTCGTGATCCAGGCGATGGGCAATAATGTCCGTGCCCAGCGGCCCAGTCCGCAGATGATGACGCTGGTCGGCTGGGGCTTGTTCTCGCTGTCATCGACGCTGGCGGTGCTGCTCGGGGCGGTCGCCCTGGCCTTGGCGCTAGGGCTGCAAATGCCGCTGCCCGACGCGTTCAACGCGCCGCTGTTCTAAAGCGTATGCCGCTCTACGAAATCGGCGGCCAAAGGCCAGAGATCGCCGGAGACGCCTGGGTCGCGCCGAGCGCGGACCTGATCGGCGACGTGCACCTTGGCGAACTGGCCAGCGTCTGGTTCGGCGCGGTGATCCGTGCCGACAATACCCCGATCCTGGTCGGCGCGCGGACCAATATCCAGGAAGGCGCGATGTGCCATTCCGATCCCGGCGCGCCGCTGACGATCGGGGCCGACGTGACCGTCGGCCATCACGCGATCCTGCACGGCTGCACGATCGGCAGCGGCACGCTGATCGGCATGGGCGCGACGATCCTCAACCATGCGGTGATCGGCGAGGATTGCCTGGTCGGCGCCGGCGCGCTGGTGACCGAAGGCAAGACCTTTCCGGCGGGCCATCTGATCGTCGGCAGCCCGGCCCGCGCGGTGCGGGCACTGACCGACGCGCAGAAGCAGCTGTTGCGGGGCAGCGCCGCGCTCTACGCCGCCAAGCAGCGCGAATATGCGAGCGACCTGAAACGGATCGATTGACTCCGCAGCCCAGCCGCGCCCTGCGGACAAGCGCGATCGCTGCGCACGCGGATTTCGCGCTGATCCAGATTAATCGCCGCAACTCGCTGACCTGCCATGCATTTCACATGGCATGCCGCTCTATTATTTCCAGCTTCGCACGACCGACGCGGCACCCCATCCGGCGCAGAGCCGCACCCTTCCCGATCTCGCCGCCGCGCTCGCCGAAGCGCAGCATAGCGCGCGGCATGATGCGGAATCGCATGCGCCACCTGCTCGGCACGCCGGGCGGCACGCTCGATATCGAGGATGAGGCGCACCAGCCGGTCGCGCGGATCATGCTGGCAGAGGTCGCGCGGCAGATTTCCTAGCGAGTCGGCCGCGATCGTGCCACGGGTACGATGTCGGCGAGCGCCATGCCGTAGCGTCCGTTTCGTCCGCCTAGACAGGCCCATTCGTTACGCTATCCAATTCCCTCATGGCTCTTCCTCCACTCTTCGATCGCCTCGCGCTGCCGGTCATCGGCTCGCCGCTGTTCATCATCTCGGTCCCCGATCTGGTGATCGCCCAGTGCAAGGCGGGGATCGTCGGCTCGTTCCCGGCGCTCAACGCGCGGCCGCAATCGCAGCTCGACGAATGGCTGCACCGCATCACCGAAGAACTGGCGGCGTGGGACCGCGACCATCCCGAGAGCCCGTCCGCGCCCTACGCGGTCAATCAGATCGTCCACAAATCGAACGTCCGGCTCGAAGAGGACGTCGCGACCTGCGCCAAGTGGAAGGTACCGATCGTCATCACCTCGCTCGGCGCGCGCGAGGATCTCAATACCGCGGTGCATGGCTGGGGCGGCATCACCCTTCACGACGTCATCGACGACCGCTTCGCGCACAAGGCTATCGAGAAGGGCGCCGATGGCCTGATCCTCGTCGCAACCGGCGCTGGCGGGCATGCCGGCAAGCTCAACCCCTTCCCGTTCGTCCAGGAAGTCCGCGAATGGTTTGACGGGCCGGTGATCCTCTCCGGCGCGATCTCGACGGGACGCTCGATCCTGGCGGCACAGGTGCTCGGCGCCGATCTCGCCTATATCGGCTCGCCGTTCATCGCCACCGACGAGGCGAACGCGGTTGCGGCGTACAAGCAGGGCATCGTCGAGGGCCGCGCCGCCGACATCGTTTATTCGAACCTGTTCACCGGGGTGCACGGCAATTACCTGCGCAGCTCGATCGTCAACGCCGGCATGGACCCCGACAATCTGCCCGAGAGCGACCCCAGCGCGATGAACTTCGGCGGGGCCAAGGCGTGGAAGGAAATCTGGGGCTCGGGCCAGGGCATCGGCGCGGTCCGCGCGGTTGAGCCCGCGGCGGTGCTGATCGATCGGCTGAAGGCGGAATATGCCGCTGCGAAAGCGGCGGTCCGCTAAGTCACTCTCCAAATGCGGGGACAAGGAAGCGAGGAGGGCCGCTCCAGCTGCCCCCAAAAGCGAGCAGGCCCTCCCCTATCCCTCCCGTCGCGCGGGGAGGGAAGCTCAGAACGCCGCGGCGAGCCGGTCCATCATGCTCCGCGCCGGGCTGACCGCGATCACCGGCAGATCGAGCGACTGGTCGAGCCGCGCGACGCGGCGATACAGCTCGATACTGGTCAGGATGATCGCGACCGCGTGCGGCGGCATCGCCTGCAGCAGCGTCTCGTCGGTCTCGGGCGCATCGCCCAGCCGGCGCGACGGCGACAAGGCGTCCCCCGGCGCCAGTTCGCCGGCATCGACCGCGCGCTGCGTCAGCAACCAGGCAATGACGTGCATCAGCCGCGTCGTCACCTTCAGCGATTCGCATGAAAACGCGACGCGGTTGAGCGCTTCGAGCGCGTCGCGTTCCTCGCGACCGATCTGATCGAAATAGCCGCGGGCCTCGTCCGCCAGCAGCATCGCCTCCACATAGAGTGAGTCGATCAGCTTGCGGTGGATCCGCGATGTTCCCTGCTGCCCCATGCGTCGAAAGCTGCCACAGCGTTTATGGTAACGAAATGCTTAATCTCGTTAGGCTTTCGTCCCGTTGCGGGAAGCCATGGGGTCAATCGCGGTTCTGGACCCGTCCGTCCGACCGACAGGATCAGGCGATGATATCGGGGATCAGCTGGTCTTCGAGCAGCTGGATTTCATCGCGCATCATCAGCTTGCGCTTCTTGAGCCGGGCGAGCTGGAGCTGATCCGACGAGCCGGCCTCGCGCAACGCCTCGATCGCCGTGTCGAGATCGCGATGCTCGGTCTTGAGCGTCGTCAGCCGCTTGCGGATCTCAGCTTCGTCCATTCCCTCCCCGTGCACGCCCGCGCCGCAACGCGCAACGCCCTATCCCGTCTTTTCCGCACCCTGTCGATTGCGCGCGGAAAGGGCGAGACAAGCGGTGCGAACGGTGATTTACTGGGCTCTCCGGCCACGATGAAGGAGACTGCCATGCAGAACACGCATCTATCGGCGCTATCGGCGAAACATAATGTGCTGGATCGGCGAATCGCTGCCGAAGCACAGAGGCCGCTGCCCGATCAGATTATCCTGGCGGATCTGAAGAAGCAGAAGCTTCGTATCAAGGAGGAGATGGCCCGCTAGCGCGGCCAGTCCCGGGGGTGTGGCGGGAGGCCGCACCCCGCACGGGCTCTCAAGCCCGCATCAAAAAAAGAAATCAGCGCCGCAACGGATCAGCGGAGCGGCAGAATCGGCTTAACATAGTGTGGCGTATGTCCGCCCTTGCCGACCGGCTTGCGGGCCAGCATCGGATCGATGTCGTTGTCGAACGCCACGCCGACTCGCCCGTCGGTCGCCCAGGCGATCTTGCCCGAGACCCAGCCGACACCGCGCACTTCGACCTGAACGATCGTGCCGCGCGCGATCGGCGCGGAATACTCGGCCATCATCCCGCCCGAGGACAGGTTGCGCACGCGGACATGCTCGTCCGCCTTGCCCGCGATTCGGAAATTCGCGCTCAGCATCAGGCTGTCGCGGGCGCCGGCGCGCTGGCCGGTGAAATCCTCGGCCGAAAGGGCCATCAGGGGATCATGGGAAAACTGTTCCATCGCTGCTCGGCTCGAACGTAAATTGCGGTTACGCGCGAATAGAGCAGGATTCCCTCACGAAACGGTTAATTTCGAAACGCTGGATACGTGATTTACACAGCGCGCGGCCGCGAAAACCTATTCCTCGCGGCTGACCTTTTCGTTCCGCTCATGGCGCTCCTGCGCCTCGACGGTCATCGTCGCGATCGGACGAGCCTCGAGCCGGCCGAGCGAGATCGGCTCGCCGGTGACTTCGCAATAGCCATATTCGCCCTCGTCGATGCGGCGCAGCGCGGCGTCGATCTTGGCGATCAGCTTGCGCTGACGGTCGCGAGTGCGCAGCTCGATCGACCAGTCGGTCTCGCTCGATGCGCGGTCAGTCAGATCGGCTTCGCGCAGCGAGTCGGCCTGGAGCTGGTTGAGCGTGCCGGCGGCCTCGCGATAGATCGCGTCCTTCCAGGCCAGCAGCTTCTCGCGGAAATAGTCTAGCTGGCGGGGCCCCATAAAGGGTTCATCGCCGCTCGGGCGGTAACCGCCGCCGTCGTTCGCAGCCGGCGGCAGGGGTTCGCCCGGTTCGCCATAGCCTTCGAAAACTGTAGCCATCCCCATACTCTCCACACCAGTCGCCCGGTGACCAAGCCGCCGGTGACTGCCCTTTGCCCGGCTGCCCTATACTTTCGCACGGAGCCGTTAACAAGCGCGCTATTGTAGCGATGTTGCGCGTATACCCCTTTAAATTGGGGGAAATTACCCGCGCCTGAACCGCGGAGGAATCCGGCGGAAATTAACCAGCGCCGTTTACAAGTTGTTAAGAAATAAAACGGCGCGATGTGCCGTACTAGAACATTAACCATCGCCCATCCGACCTGCCATCGATAAAAAAGCCAGGAAGACGGTAAACAACCGTTAGCGAGCTTGCACTTAATAGTTTGTTTTGCACTTTTGAGGCATTGACGGCGTGGAAAGCTGCTGACGATCCCGTGGGGAGCGGCCACACCAGCAACGGAAGAGTGGGACAACAATGTCGGTTCGCATGGCTCTTGCCAAACTCTGCGCCTGCGCTTGCGGGGGTGCCGTCATCGGCGGAAGTGGCGTCTACGTCACCGAGCGGGCGGCCAAGCCGCGCGTCGTTCAGCAGCAGACGGTCGCCAAGAAGCGGGTCGTTCGCCGTGTCGTGCGCCGCACCGCACCCGCGCAGCGCGTGGTTCGCCGCACCGTCACCACCACGACCAGCCAGGGCGCGGCCCAGGTGATCATGACGCCGCAGGGCGCACCGATCCCCCTGCCCCCGCCCCTGTACGGCCAGGGCAATCAATATCCGGTCGTCTCGTCGAGCGCGAGCGGCTCCAGCAGTTCGTCGGGCGTGATCGGCGGATCGGGCGGCGGCGGCTTCATCGGCGGCTTCTTCGCGGGCGGCTTCTTCGGCGGCGGCGGCAGTGGCAGCGGGAGTGGTTCCGGCAGCGGCTCGGGCAGCACCGGCGGCAACATCAATATCGAGATCTCCTCGACCAGCAGCACCGGCGGCAGTTCGAGCAGCACCAGCGGCGGATCGACATCCACCTCGAGCAGCACCAGTGGCGGGTCGACATCCACCTCGAGCGGCGTCTCGACCAGCACGGGCGGTGTCTCCACGAGCACCGGCGGTATCTCGACTTCAACCAGCACGGGCGGCGTTTCCACGAGCACCGGCGGCGTCTCGACCAGCAGCGGCTCGGTCTCATCGAGCGGCAACAACTCGAACGATAACAACAATTCCAACACGTCGAGCGGAAACAACTCCAACTCGAACACTTCGAGCGGGAACAACTCGAACACCTCGAGCGGCAACAATTCCAACACCTCGAGCGGAAACAATTCCAACACCTCGAGCGGGAACAACTCCAACACCTCGAGCGGCAACAATTCCAACACCTCGAGCGGGAACAACTCCAACACTTCGAGCGGGAACAATTCCAACACCTCGAGCGGAAACAACAACAACGCTTCGTCGAGCTACGGTTCGAGCAGCAAGGGTTCGTCGAGCCATGGTTCGAGCGGCTGGAGCAATTCCAGCGGCTGGAGCTCGAACGGCCACGGGTCGAGCAGCCATGGCGGTTCCAGTTGCGGCTACAAATGTGGCGGCAGCAGCGGCACCTCGTCGGGCGGCCCCGCGCCGGTCCCGGCTCCGCCGATGATCCTGCTGTTCGGCGGCGCGGCCGCGGCGCTGGTCGCCCGCAAGCGTCTCGCCAAAAAGGCCCCGGCAGACACCGCCGAGGCCTGAGTCTCTCTAGAGACAAACGAAAAGGCCGCCCCGAAACGGGCGGCCTTTTGCTATTCGGCCCTGGCCAGCGCTTCCTCGATCTGCGGCACGGTGTGCCCGGTCAGATCCTTGTCGAGTTCCAGCGTGATCCGGCTCTCGACTTCCTTGTGATAATGTTTGCGCAATTCGCCCAGCGTCTTGGGCGGCGCGATGATGATCAGCGATTCGAAATCATTGTTCAGCGCCCGCTTTCTGAGCAGTTCGGCGGTGTCGGCGGCGAAGCGGTCTTCCTCCAGTTGGTGGAAATCGACTTCCTCCATATTGCCGCCACCCCAGGCGCCACCGCCTCGCATGCTGCTGGCGCTGCCTGCCAGATCGGTCGCCTGATCATGATGCGCCGGATTCTGATCGACCAGCTTCTTCTCGACCTGCAGGTTCGGATAGGTGGCATCGCCTTCGTTGCGGAGGAACAGCATCTTGCGCCCGTCGGCGACCACCACGAACGCGTTGTGCGGTACCTGCATCGGAAATCTCCTCGTTTCGGTTGTCCATGGTCAACGCGAGGAAAGCGGCAGGGTTGCGCGGCTCACCCTGCCCAGCCATACGCCCGCCATGCACGATATCCGCTTCATCCGGGAGAATCCCGCGGCCTTCGACACCGCTCTGGCCAAGCGTGGCCTGTCGCCGCTGTCGTCCGGGTTGCTCGCGCTCGATGAAAAGCGCCGCGCGTTGCAAACCGAGGCGCAGGCCGCCCAGGCGCGCCGCAATGAGGCCTCGAAGGAAATCGGCGCAGCCAAGGCGCGCCGCGACGATCCCACCGATCTGATGGCCGAAGTCGCCGCGCTCAAGGAGCGGATGCCGGCGCTCGAAGCCGAGGAAAAGGAAGTCGGCGCGAAGCTGCACGAACGCCTCGCCGCCATCCCCAATCTGCCGCTCGCCGATGTGCCGCAGGGCGCCGACGAGGAAGACAATGCCCTGATCCACGAACGCGGTACGCCGCCCAGCTTCGCCTTCGAAGCCAGGGAGCATGACGCGATCGGTCCGGCGCTCGGCCTCGATTTCGAGACCGGCGCCACCCTCGCCGGTTCGCGCTTCACCTTCGTGCGGGGTTCGGCCGCCCGCCTCCACCGCGCGCTCGGCCAGTTCATGCTCGACACGTTGACCCGCGATCACGGCTATGAGGAAACCGTCGTGCCGCTGATGGTCCGCGACGAGATCATGTTCGGCACCGGCCAGTTGCCCAAATTCGCCGAGGACAGCTTCAGGACCACCGATGGCCGCTGGCTGATCCCGACTTCCGAAGTCAGCCTGACCAACACCGTCCGCGAACAGATCCTCGCCGAAAAGGCGCTGCCGCTGCGTTTCACCGCGCTCAGCCCCTGCTTCCGCTCCGAAGCCGGCTCGGCGGGCCGCGACACGCGCGGCTATATCCGCCAGCACCAGTTCGAAAAGGTCGAGATGGTCTCGATCACCACGCCCGAGGCGTCCGAAGCCGAGCATGAGCGGATGACCGCCTGTGCCGAGGATATCCTGACCAGGCTCGGCCTCGCCTTCCGCCGCATGAAGCTGTGTACCGGCGACATGGGTTTCTCGGCCGCGCGCACCTATGATCTCGAAGTATGGCTGCCCGGTCAGGCGCGCTACCGCGAGATCAGCTCCTGCTCGACCTGCACCGATTTCCAGGCCCGCCGCATGAATGCGCGCTACCGGCCCGAAGGCGAGAAGCAGACGCGCTTCGTCCACACCCTCAACGGCTCCGGCCTCGCGGTCGGCCGCACCGTCGTCGCGGTTATCGAGAATTATCAGCAGGAAGACGGCTCGGTCGCGGTGCCCGAAGCGCTCAAACCCTATCTCGGCGGTCTCAACCGATTTGAGTCGGTCTCCCGCTGACGTCGCGCGAAATCCGCTATATGATCGCCGGATGGACGGGGCAGCCTTGAAACGGATCGCGGCGGCGGCGCTGGGTGCGCTCGCGCTCGCCGGCTGCATTCCCCAGCCCGATGGCGGCTACCGCGAGCCGCGCTACGACGCGCCTCCGCCGCGGCCCGAGCCGTTCCAGGAGCGGTACGAGCGCCCGGGTCTCGATCAGAACGTTCCCGCTCTCCCCGCGCCGCGTCCGGCCTGGGAAATGCGCCCGGTCACGCCCGACGCCCGCACCATCGGAGCCAGCACCTATATCGTCCGCTCGGGCGACTCGCTGCGTTCGATCTCGGTGAAGACCGGCGCCGGATCGGAGGCGATCGCCCGCGCCAACAATCTCGCCCAGCCCTACACGATCTTCCCGGGGCAAAAGCTCGCCATCCCCGCCGGCCGCTATCACGCCGTCCGCGACGGCGAGACCGGCATCGCCATCGCCCGCGCTTATGGCGTCGATTGGTCGCGGATCATCGCCCAGAATTATCTCGAAGAGCCCTATGTGCTGCGCACCGGCCAGCGGCTGCTGATCCCCAATGCCGGCCCCGAGACGATCGAGGAGCGCGCCGCCCGCTTCCATATCGATATCGACGATATCCTGACCGGCGGCACCCCCGCCGCGCGCGAGGGCACCAGACCCGCCCAGCCCACCGCGTCCTCGGCGCGCGTGCTTCCGGCGACCCAACCCGTCGCCGTGCCTGAGCGGCTGGCGGGCACATTCCGCTGGCCGGTCACCGGCACCATCGTCAAGCGCTTCGGCCCCGGCGCCTCGGGCGAGCGCAACGACGGGATCAAGATCGCCGTGCCGCTCAATACGCCGGTGCTGGCGGCGGCGGACGGCGTCGTCGCCTATGTCGGTAGCGACATTCCGGCACTTGGCGGCCTCGTCATCCTCAGCCATGGCAGCGGCTTCACCACCGTCTATGGCCATGCCGGCCAATTGCTCGTCCAGCGCGGCCAATCGGTGAAGCGCGGCCAGACCATCGCGCTCTCGGGCAATTCGGGCTTCGCCGATCGCCCCGAACTGCATTTCGAGATGCGTCAGGGCCGCAGCGCGATCGATCCGGTGCCCAGGCTGCCTGCCAGATAATGGCGATCCTCCCCCCGG is a genomic window of Sphingomonas sp. containing:
- a CDS encoding altronate dehydratase family protein, producing the protein MSIALFQIDPRDSVATALRDMAAGETALGVTLSADVPKGHKVAVGAVAAGDPVRKFGFPIGRATQAIAPGEHVHVHNLRTALEGSGSYRYVPSHDAPAPFDGPGFMGYRRADGRVATRNEIWVIPTVGCVGRTAQKIAERAARLHHGKIDGIHAFAHPFGCSQLGDDLDGTRAILTALANHPNAGGVLIVGLGCESNQMSTMLKGVANPNIRTLGAQMAGDEVEEGLALIEELITGAQSERTPAPLSELVLGVKCGGSDGFSGLTANPLVGRMSDAVTAAGGTAILTEIPEIFGAEQLLMERADNQAVFGGIVDLVNGFKRYFTDHGEPVSENPSPGNIAGGITTLEEKSLGAVQKAGHATVTDVLGYGGSVAKPGLTLLEAPGNDAVSSTALAAAGATAILFTTGRGTPLGFPVPTIKIASNSDLATRKPGWIDFDAGQVLEDGMDTAAAALLARIAAIASGAPTAAERNGEREIAIWKRGVTL
- a CDS encoding gamma carbonic anhydrase family protein — its product is MPLYEIGGQRPEIAGDAWVAPSADLIGDVHLGELASVWFGAVIRADNTPILVGARTNIQEGAMCHSDPGAPLTIGADVTVGHHAILHGCTIGSGTLIGMGATILNHAVIGEDCLVGAGALVTEGKTFPAGHLIVGSPARAVRALTDAQKQLLRGSAALYAAKQREYASDLKRID
- a CDS encoding nitronate monooxygenase family protein, whose product is MALPPLFDRLALPVIGSPLFIISVPDLVIAQCKAGIVGSFPALNARPQSQLDEWLHRITEELAAWDRDHPESPSAPYAVNQIVHKSNVRLEEDVATCAKWKVPIVITSLGAREDLNTAVHGWGGITLHDVIDDRFAHKAIEKGADGLILVATGAGGHAGKLNPFPFVQEVREWFDGPVILSGAISTGRSILAAQVLGADLAYIGSPFIATDEANAVAAYKQGIVEGRAADIVYSNLFTGVHGNYLRSSIVNAGMDPDNLPESDPSAMNFGGAKAWKEIWGSGQGIGAVRAVEPAAVLIDRLKAEYAAAKAAVR
- a CDS encoding DUF1465 family protein codes for the protein MGQQGTSRIHRKLIDSLYVEAMLLADEARGYFDQIGREERDALEALNRVAFSCESLKVTTRLMHVIAWLLTQRAVDAGELAPGDALSPSRRLGDAPETDETLLQAMPPHAVAIILTSIELYRRVARLDQSLDLPVIAVSPARSMMDRLAAAF
- a CDS encoding DUF465 domain-containing protein, translating into MDEAEIRKRLTTLKTEHRDLDTAIEALREAGSSDQLQLARLKKRKLMMRDEIQLLEDQLIPDIIA
- a CDS encoding YdcH family protein; amino-acid sequence: MQNTHLSALSAKHNVLDRRIAAEAQRPLPDQIILADLKKQKLRIKEEMAR
- a CDS encoding PilZ domain-containing protein, coding for MEQFSHDPLMALSAEDFTGQRAGARDSLMLSANFRIAGKADEHVRVRNLSSGGMMAEYSAPIARGTIVQVEVRGVGWVSGKIAWATDGRVGVAFDNDIDPMLARKPVGKGGHTPHYVKPILPLR
- the dksA gene encoding RNA polymerase-binding protein DksA; its protein translation is MGPRQLDYFREKLLAWKDAIYREAAGTLNQLQADSLREADLTDRASSETDWSIELRTRDRQRKLIAKIDAALRRIDEGEYGYCEVTGEPISLGRLEARPIATMTVEAQERHERNEKVSREE
- a CDS encoding host attachment family protein produces the protein MQVPHNAFVVVADGRKMLFLRNEGDATYPNLQVEKKLVDQNPAHHDQATDLAGSASSMRGGGAWGGGNMEEVDFHQLEEDRFAADTAELLRKRALNNDFESLIIIAPPKTLGELRKHYHKEVESRITLELDKDLTGHTVPQIEEALARAE